The genomic region TGCATGAACCGCCGGGACCGCATGTACTCAATCGAGATGCCGTGGAAACCTTCGACCTGCCGGCCACCGGCAGTCGAATCTGCCATGGTGGAGAAGGGCAGGCCGTTCACGGTAGGTTCGCGGAAACTGCGCAGCACGATACCAAAGCCTTCGACTTCGGGTATGTAAAATGCAATTCCTTCAAAGCAGCCGCAGGATGTGTGGGGGTAACCGAAAGCCGAATACAGATACACCCGGTTCACTTCCCCCATGGACCGCTTCTTGGCGCTCTCGTTCACGCCGCTGTACTCGCCGTTTTCCGCATCCAGGCACTCACCCTTGTCGATTGCATAAATCGGGCCGTCCGGGTCGATACCTGCTGCCGCCCTGCCGTCAAACCAGCTGATGGCCCCGCAATTGGCGTACCGCTGGGGGGTGATGACACAGACATGGGTGGGGGCAAAGGACTGGCAGAGCGCACAACCATAAAAGGAATCGACATCCTCGTCCAGGAGCCCCCGGGCCCGTGCATCCCGGGCCTCGTACATCTGGAGTGCTTCTGCATAGAGGGGACGGATCTTTTCAGGATCGGTGATGAACGAGACCTGGATCTTCTCGATGATGGGGAGTTCGTTCCGGAAGAGTTCGATCATCACCTGGCCGATGAACCGGAATGAGGTGAGTCCCTTTTTGAAGGCTTTTTTCGATAGACGGATCCAGATGTCGTACCGCTGGTTGAGGTGCATGAAGCCCTCGATATAGTTGCAGTACTCGTGGATCCGCCGCTCGACCACCCCTTCGAGATCAGTCTCGACCCGGGACCCGGAAATTTCCACGAGGATCCCCAGGGGATAGTGCTTGCCTTCTTCCATATCGCCAAGATCGGGGCCGAGGATTCGTATGGCGCCATCCTCGATCTGTTCCGGGGTGCGGACTCTTACGATCTCGAACTTTTCCGGAACAGAAGGGCCCCCGAGCTCGACCTGCATGTCGTTTTTCCGGACACGTTCTCCCTCGTGGACAAGGCCGACTTCAACAGGTATCGTCTCGAACATGGTATCTCCCTAGTCCCCCAGGTTTGCAACAATTCCCTTGAGATTGGCAGCCCAGTCTTTTATCGTGCTGTTGGGAAACGACCAGCTTGCATTGGGCTGGTACACACAGTCAAGAGTCATGGTCTTCACAGCCGGTGCGAAATGCTTGAGACCGGAGAGGATGGTCGATTCCATGGCATAGGGAAGTCCGACAAAGATGGCGAGATCGTACGGTTCTTTTCCGTCAAGGCCTTTCCAGAAGGGATCCGTGAGCCGGTTGCTGATATCAACCGCCGGCATGATCGCGGATGGGATGAAATGACGGCTAAGGAACTCCTTGTTCGTGCTGGCAGTGACAACAACCGGGATCTTGCCCTTTTTTGCAAGCTCAATGAGGCAGTCGATGAGTTTCTTCCCCTCAACCTCGTATTCGACAATCCCGTGACCTACAATCATGATCGGGCGTTTTGCCCGGCGAATCATCGCATCGGCAATATCCGGTTTGACGATGAGGGAGGCCTTCTTCGGGCCGGGGATCTCGGCAGTCTGCCAGGAATCGGTCATCGGCATGATCTCACACCTTCCTGTGGATCATCCGCGGGAGAAGCGTAGGATCGGGAATGGGATGCTCTTTCCAGTCCT from uncultured Methanoregula sp. harbors:
- the cdhB gene encoding CO dehydrogenase/acetyl-CoA synthase complex subunit epsilon, with product MPMTDSWQTAEIPGPKKASLIVKPDIADAMIRRAKRPIMIVGHGIVEYEVEGKKLIDCLIELAKKGKIPVVVTASTNKEFLSRHFIPSAIMPAVDISNRLTDPFWKGLDGKEPYDLAIFVGLPYAMESTILSGLKHFAPAVKTMTLDCVYQPNASWSFPNSTIKDWAANLKGIVANLGD
- the cdhC gene encoding CO dehydrogenase/CO-methylating acetyl-CoA synthase complex subunit beta — translated: MFETIPVEVGLVHEGERVRKNDMQVELGGPSVPEKFEIVRVRTPEQIEDGAIRILGPDLGDMEEGKHYPLGILVEISGSRVETDLEGVVERRIHEYCNYIEGFMHLNQRYDIWIRLSKKAFKKGLTSFRFIGQVMIELFRNELPIIEKIQVSFITDPEKIRPLYAEALQMYEARDARARGLLDEDVDSFYGCALCQSFAPTHVCVITPQRYANCGAISWFDGRAAAGIDPDGPIYAIDKGECLDAENGEYSGVNESAKKRSMGEVNRVYLYSAFGYPHTSCGCFEGIAFYIPEVEGFGIVLRSFREPTVNGLPFSTMADSTAGGRQVEGFHGISIEYMRSRRFMHADGGYDRVVWMPADTKEKLRQFIPVSVIDAIATEKDVSSIPDLKSFLETHNHPVIQRWKAPAAEERKSPEGGTVLSVGDIPFQSGGFRIIFKNARITADKVIIQPIRPGYGGDDHGAKKD